AAGGATGGGTATTTAGAACGCCAAGACTTTCTGCAGAGGGCAGACTTACGCCaattcgaaattgaaaaacaattacGTAACGCTAACAGACGCAGTAGTCGGTGAATTTATGTCTTAACAATAACACATATCTCTTCCTTAATAGCGAGAGacgatattaaaagaaatacccGATTAGACTGGCTGGTTCCTGGCGCTTACAgcatatatttaattcttcgaaCTCATTGATATCtcgtaaattgtataaaaaacgCGGTTGCCTCGCTTGGCTTGACGACCGACTGGATTTATTAAGGTAGCGATTGAGAGCCAACTCTGTGAGAAGAGACTGATCATTCCAATGCATTGAGAATAATACAATATGTTATGTAATAGTTTTACTTTACCATCTCCGAGCTTTGCCTCGTTCCATTATATCGCAGAACTTCGCATCGAAGCTGGACGTTTGAAGCTTGACGCTTCGGAAACAATATATTCTCGTAACACAAGCACCAgaaacgtttttttattcCGTTTCAGTGAGGAAAGGATGATTGACACAGTATAAATAGTGTACGTATTTAATAAGAGTCCGTTTGAATGATGAATGAATAAATGCGAGTACATGCCTTAGAAATAATCATGACGGTAGTTTCATTTACGATCACTGCCTTAGGCGAGTCGTGCTAGACATGTTGTATTTACAAACATGATACATGGAGCAAAGGCACAGACTGTTCttacaaatgaaaaactaACAGCgatccttttatattttctcagCAATACCAGTGTCTGCTAATTACGTTTACTTGGAAATTACAGCATGACATAGTTTAATCGATAAGTACGTCGGAAATCTTGAAATCTCAGCTCAGGTTACaatttgtagaatatataTCTCACGAATACCCATTGAAGCTTTACGCTTGTGAACcatttactcgaataaaaaatgaacgatcacgtataacattatttcatgTTCATCTTTATGTATTGTATCTGGGATTCGtagaattttagaaactaTGACGAGGTCTACGGATATGTGGCCAAAAGGAAAATCGTATagaatgtttactattattgtCGTTTATGTTGCGTTCTTCGCTTGGTgatgtacttttttttctaccgCAAAGCAGATCTTTACATCGTTAAATgttctttaaagaaaaaaaaaacaacctCTTGCATCGGATACTGCTCAGCATCCTCGTGTAGTATCGATCTAGGATTTACGTTCattttacttaataattaagtaCACGTGCCGTTAATTCGCAAATCGAGGATATCCCCGCgaacaattataattgtttttgtaaacaaatacaaacgaaatacttaCTAGAAATGCTGATCCATTGTTAtcctttactttgaaaacttCACTTTCCTCCTCTCCTGAAATATAGGAACTTTCAGAGAATTCTCAAGTTCACTGTATGGATATTGTTATAGTGTTGTTTAtctattttatgtatatttacagGCGTACTGCGATTTCGTTCCTTCGAAGTATTTTCAgcgcaacattttttaacaggACACTTTCTGCATTCGCGCGGATTATTACATACAgaactaaaataaaatcgtttcaGGAACTTTCCcaggaatatattttcaatcgaGATTTTTAGATACTGACTATTCGCATCGGGAAGAATTTGATCTCCGCATTTTTTTACGCAGATTGGAGAATCCTCTGACAAATATATTCCGACGTGGCCTACGAGTTGATCAtgagtaaattatttatttttttttttagttacgAATAGAGTatttactattgaaataattctaaCTTTGGCGTCGGGGTGCAAGGACATTTGTTGGGAGAGTTTATTTCCCTGGAAATTCGATGTCCTGAATCGTTGGAATTTCTTCTATTGTTCCCCGTTTCATTGTTTTCCCTCTGCTTTCtctgaaataacattttcatttgattagatggttttatcaaatttgtattgtaatttgtaaattgttaatgaaataggggacaattatatttattaaaatgatatatgAGGCTAATTATTAGAACTGTGCCATTTTTAAAGaactttcgaataataaacaaagagtcactattaataaaaataaaaatttgtgtatttttcgTGCCACTCATTTTCTAATATGACTACCTTATTTTTCAAGCAGCAGCAATCGTCGTATTTCGAAAGAAATCTGCACTTCGAAGGACATTCATAGCTCGAACGCGGTGAAATGGATCGAGTTCCTCTGACGCATATGCAAAGTGGCGCTAAAAgcttctttttcctttcgctATCTCTTCTCGCGGACTTTTTACACCTCGAGCGAGATCTCCTTTGCTTTTTCGCTTTAGCCGAACTTCGAGATTCGCTGGATTCGTCGCAATGGCAAATAGTCCTTTTGTCGGACCGTGAAGATTTACTCGATTTCACAGAACTCTTGCTTCTCACACTGCGATGACAGGATTAAGAACTTATTGCAGTTTGTCAAAAACTATTTAGTCTTTTAGCTTTACAATCGGTCCatcatttttcttagatttaatattttactcaaAATTTTTCCTTCGGGTGGCTTTGACTTGGCCAATTTGAGAATTATAGAAATTCTTACAATTAGTTGTTCTGAAGCTTGTGATCAGATTTATTATTGATAGCTACGATATCCAAGTTCCAAGAGGTGGTGAGGATAATCACGCGACACTTACGCAATAGATTTTAGCGACATTTACACACTACCCACTACAACAAGTAGATTGTTAACTCTATGAGGCAcacgatttaaaagaaaaaaaatactaatatattttaacttgTTTATGTTACTGTTATCACTCACAAATTTATACAAggattttatgttttaataacaaatgatGGATATAAGTATAGATGGACACGTGAACGATATCATCTTCCACGTTTAATCGTAATCATCCGTGCtcttcaacaattttcaaacgagATCTTAAAACTTCTTTCGGAGAACCCTTTTAACAAGAGATTTTTCCACTCTTTAAATTACCTTATTGTCgacgaattataaataaatttgaataaatttgaataaatttgagcACAAGCATCAGAAGAAAATGTGAGAATTAGTGTAATTCCCAAATTACTTAGATTAAAAATCCACCCCTGGCCTCGCAAACTCGGAAATGACCTAAAGGAAAATGATGCCTCCACTATCATTCGATCCTCTTTGAATCCGACCATTCGATTCTCGTTTCCAACAGAGGCATTCCTCACGTGCAACAGAGACATTCTAGCGTACAGCTTCGACTGCCTCGTTTCGTACAATCTTTACTACACAATTCCGAAAACGTATAACCGTAATCTTCGCTTTTCCCGATACGCGgggttattcgaataattatgaGCGATACTATACGCGCGCGCATACCGCGTATCGTCGTTTGTGCATGTTTATCGCGTTAGGTAATGCGTCAGGCAATATTTCCGAGTTTACTATCGGTAGCCCGCTGATTCACTGAAATGGCATGGGAATGGGAATCTTCGAGAATGCAAGGTTGAAAAGGATCTGTTCCTTTCGGTGATGATATTTCTAACTAGACGCGCGACTGGAGTCAACAACGACTGTAATTCATTTATCACCCTCTCACCAGATCCTCTGAGGACGGCTCGTAGACGTCGACGACTCCACCGTTAACTTCGAAGCTTGACATCTTTTGCTGGAAATAACATCGAGACCTTCAAACACGGATCATACTATTGCGTTATTAAGTTTCCTTTTGTCTTTCTTTTAGCAGAAGACAAATATGGCGGAACCTCTAAGATGATGGGCTCGAAGATACTGGATGTTTTGCTGACATTGACTTTTGAGGTCGTTCGAGACTTTGCTATGAACTTCAACTTTATCAGATTAAAGCTACGATAGAATCAGATTGGTCTATATATAACTAGACTTGTAGTATTTATAGAAGCTTGtcgcattatttatttctggacTGTGGAAGTTTAAACATCTATTGCAACTGGAAATATGAACAAATGTATGAAGGTGTGTACAAGTTCAACGATAACAATTATGTTGatatgaaatatcaacaataacaTGTATGTTTAcactgtttagaagataagagatacgttcatttcatttctttgtccACGTCtatagaaatatgaatttgcataaacacctccagttatttttctttcttgtagCAGAAGAtgaatacttttattactcAGTACtatttaatactatttaatgtttatttaaaatagaatcaGATTGACCCAGATATATCTAGATTTATAATNNNNNNNNNNATTAACAGAGGTTccactttaataataaatattagctATATGGCATAAATAGTTGATACTTTCTGCAAGCCTTTACGCGAACTTCCGTCTTCGACTTTTCAGAGCAATACTTTGATTTGGATCTCTTCCTTTCAGGTTTCGACAACGCCTTAGAAGTAGTGGCCACGTGTTTTCGAGATGGTTTCTTTTTTGGTTTCTTCGTTTTAGTTTTAGGTGGTTTGCTCTCGCTGCATACGTATAACGAAACAGCAATTTCATTTCGAGAtcgagatatttataaattattggattgtccggaaagtccatgacGATTTTTGgcaggtggtacaggtctgaatatatcgaagtggttgaaaacaaataacatgtatacatcccttaaaaggtggaaaggttgtggaacaaaatgtcacctatgtaattcaataaatacatattaaaattcaaacgtgtttttgaatttttcttagaaatttgtacaaactttccggacaacctaataatttcttaatgtttgTCACACACCTTGAATGTATATTTGCTGGGCATATCGGgtctttacatttttttttcattttttgttacttgatatcgaatttttatctgtatCGATCGATAAACGAATCATCGCAGttgatattgaattttatataaaaaggatTCGTTTAAGATCAATTACTTGCTCGAGTTGATTCTTCGTTAACCTCTGATCACGGAGGATGCAATGTATctcaacattttcttctttttcgagtCCTGCCTGCATTTTCTTGCAACAATTTACTCATTCTAGTAATCAGGGCACTTCATCGTCGATGCTGATTTGTAATTGTGATTATCCTGCGAattgttactattatttttcttctattttaagGTTTGAATTCTATGTAACCTATTGATTTTATGGTGTGTTACTGTGACAGGTAACATGGAGTGTGATCTtttttcgaacgattcgagTTCAATTATCGCGAAAAAACGCTATCATATCTCGTTTACGTGATATGTGCGCGTTAACTATATCTGGAACTAACGTTAATACAGATAAATCGAGATATCGGCGTTCATTAATCAAAGTAGCGATTAAATATCTAGCTTGTCGAGCACTGACAAATTTCAATAGAATAATGGAGaaggttaaaaaatgattgcaTTCGCTATCGTTGACTTTCATAATTTCAACTGATATGGAATAAAGTGATAtctttaaattatatcgatgttgtacaattttattcttttattgtaAGCTCTTATCTTgcaaaaaattatacttttttctttgatacaATCAGGAGTAAAACGAATATCAGTAATGACACGAAAATGGTTTAAAAGCCTACTGTCGTTcacgtgaaaaagaaaaagactttctttaagaatttttatttcacgttgcaaatattaggttgtcctaaaagtttcttttgtgagttgcattcaattattttctgtggcagtgtttatataaatagacaatctaatttcttagacattgatgctgtaacagtaatggagcgaaacgaattgtacacaattttgtaatataacataaaacataaaatattgtgtatgaattaagtattaataaaacaaaagaaacttttgagacaacctaGTAATTGTGGAACGTCAATGTTCTTATACATAGTAGaagacataaaataattttttggaaaaaaaatttaaccaacttcaaaaaaggtacggtgaaaagtatgaaataatttccagttaatttatatgaatacgcactagctctagatataattgtttaaaagtatggaaaaatgcaataaaaagcatgaaataatttctagttaatgtatatgaatctgcattatcgaccgagcattccacattatcgacagagtgatctgcattatcgaccgagcactctacattaccgacagagtgatctgcattatcgaccgagcactctgcattaccgacagagctaTCTGCATTGccgaccgagtaatctgcaGTAACGACTTTTACCgacacaatttttatgaaacaatcCGCCAGATGCTTTGGTTGGTCTGAGTTAGGTCTGATAGGTTatcggccgataatgcagattgctctgtcgataatgtgGAGGgctcggccgataatgcagattgctctgtcgataatgtgGAGGGCTCGGCcaataatgcagattactctgtcggtaatgtggagtgctcggtcgataatgcagattactctctTGGCAATGTGGGGTGCACGGTCGATACGGTAGGATACTCTGTTGATAATgtggagtgctcggtcgataatgcaggttactctgccgataatgcagatcgctctgtcggtaatgtagagcgCCCGGTCGATAACGCAGATTGCTgcgtcggtaatgtagagtgctcggtcgataacgCAGATTTctccgtcggtaatgtagagtgctcggacGATAACGCAGATTTctccgtcggtaatgcagagtcctctgccgataatgcagattactctgtcggcaATGCAGAtagctctgtcggtaatgcagagtgCTCGGCCGacaatgcagattactctgtcggtaatgtagagtgctcggccgataatgcagatcgctctgtcggtaatgtagagtgctctgCCGAGAATACAGattcatatatattaactagaaattatttcatgcttttcattgcattttcccatacttttaaacaattatatctagagctagtgcgtattcatataaattaactagaaattatttcataattttcactgtaccttttttgaagtcggttaaatttttttcccaaaaaattattttatttcactctttttattggcaatctataaccaataggtttcatgcaataacagcagttatgagcaatatacaggatgactcAAAatcgttggaggtccttgaaaaggctTGTtccgcgggggaggggggggttgaaacaatttttccttagcgaaaatgttgctcgaggctttgttaaggagatattccagaaacagagactcccgaccaatcagagcgcgagtatgccggaggaGCGCTTGCGGGGCCTATGCTACCgcagcctcgaacaacattttcacatttaagaaaaaattgtttcaaatccccCCCCCCGAAACACCCTATTCAagaacatccaacattttttttgattttaaacaataaaagtgtccataaatttttgcaaatggttACATCACGAATTTATCTAttatgaaatgcggaaggttccatcgcgctcggtaatttcctcaccgagttacatcatataataggaattttgcgataacaatagttataaacaacacagaaattcataaatttttgcatctgtgattattgcgaaaacctctccggcagcaaaatgtaaggggtttcatcgatttcatcggtttcaggccaaacatacgtgaaatagtacgctttttgcgataaaaagtgatataaagtggtaaaaaataagaaaaggacaaatgttttgttatgggaccaaatggcaaatgctcttccagatgcaagaagtttcgatctgattggtccatccgtctcggagtaagaagtaagacaaaatgtttctgtttaaaaaaaaaaaacgggtaaaaaatgacaaatcacaaaatgtttcttttacgcgaccaactggaagaaatattcgacaagatgcaagaggtttcactccgattcatcaagccatctcgacgtaatcggcaagcatacctaaaaatcacggttttttggtaaaaagacgggtaaaaaaatgacaaatcgcaaaaagtcttgacagcaggatcaccgggggaacatgctctacaggatgcaacaggattcattccgattggtcaagccatctcggcgtaatcggtgaacagacataaaaaaaaaatatatatatatatatacatgtcgaattaagTAACCTCCTCCTCCGCGTACCGAGCAAACGGGAAGGTAAACGAATGCACTTCTCCTCAAGAAGTGGCTCATAGTTTTAAATgatcaaaaattcaaaggtccgtcatttgattttttttgaGTCAGAGGTGTTTGGTTCTAGTTAATCATCGAGTTAATTTCGTTCGCGGTATACATGGTCGCGTACCGAGCAAACGGGAAGGTAACGAATGCACTTCTCCTCCAGAAGTGGCTCATCTGCGATGCTCTGGACCGAATGGAGGCTGCCGAACGGACGGCTGGAGAGATATTCCGGTTCGTGAATAAATTGCCGATGGCAAGGCCACTACTAACGGCCGCCAGTCTGGCGTCGATATTCCTGCTGCCGTTTTCCACGCGCTTCGAACACGAATCCTGATGCACGCACCGTTCC
The sequence above is drawn from the Hylaeus volcanicus isolate JK05 chromosome 2, UHH_iyHylVolc1.0_haploid, whole genome shotgun sequence genome and encodes:
- the LOC128872543 gene encoding uncharacterized protein LOC128872543 → MSSFEVNGGVVDVYEPSSEDLRKQRENNETGNNRRNSNDSGHRISREINSPNKCPCTPTPKPRRNIFVRGFSNLRKKMRRSNSSRCEYSVCNNPRECRKCPVKKCCAENTSKERNRSTPERRKVKFSK